A window from Kovacikia minuta CCNUW1 encodes these proteins:
- a CDS encoding glycosyltransferase family 4 protein produces the protein MLFSNRKRIALISVHGDPAIEIGKEEAGGQNVYVRHVGEALAQQGWQVDMFTRRVSPEQDTIVEHSPHCRTIRLIAGPQKFIPRDDLFEFLPEFVQAFLDFQQQLEAPYSLVHTNYWLSSWVGMELKKRQPLKQVHTYHSLGAVKYKSIPTIPLIAKTRLAVEKNLLESADRVVATSPQEKDHMRSLVSQNGKIDIIPCGTDVSHFGSVEREAARQEFGIAPDEKLVLYVGRFDPRKGIETLVRAVRRSTLWETGKVKLFIGGGSRPGHSDGHERERIEEIVAELGMGDRVHFPGRLSPEELPTYYAAADVSVVPSHYEPFGLVAIEAMACGTPVVASDVGGLQFTVVSEETGLLAAPKDDAAFAVAIDRILADPAWRDQLGQAAKARVQAKFSWEGVASQLGHLYNHLLEQPIADSSPEFARVS, from the coding sequence ATGTTGTTCTCAAACAGAAAGCGCATTGCTCTGATCTCGGTGCATGGTGATCCGGCGATCGAGATTGGTAAAGAAGAAGCCGGCGGGCAAAATGTTTACGTGCGCCATGTCGGTGAAGCACTCGCGCAACAGGGTTGGCAGGTCGATATGTTTACCCGCCGGGTGAGTCCTGAGCAAGACACAATTGTCGAACATAGTCCCCATTGTCGAACCATTCGTTTAATTGCCGGGCCTCAGAAATTCATTCCCCGGGATGATCTCTTTGAGTTTTTACCGGAGTTTGTGCAGGCGTTTCTTGACTTTCAGCAACAGTTGGAGGCTCCCTATTCTTTGGTTCATACCAATTACTGGCTTTCTTCCTGGGTTGGAATGGAACTGAAAAAGCGGCAGCCTTTGAAACAGGTGCATACCTACCACTCACTTGGAGCGGTGAAGTATAAGTCGATTCCGACGATTCCGTTAATTGCAAAAACCCGTCTTGCAGTTGAAAAAAACCTTCTGGAATCCGCCGATCGGGTTGTTGCCACCAGCCCTCAAGAGAAAGACCACATGCGATCGCTAGTGTCTCAAAATGGCAAGATTGATATCATCCCCTGTGGCACGGATGTATCCCACTTTGGCTCGGTGGAACGGGAAGCAGCCCGCCAGGAATTTGGCATTGCCCCTGACGAAAAGCTGGTTCTATATGTCGGGCGGTTCGATCCCCGTAAGGGGATTGAAACGTTGGTGCGGGCAGTGCGCCGCTCTACGTTGTGGGAAACTGGTAAGGTGAAGCTATTTATTGGCGGTGGCAGCCGTCCCGGTCACAGTGATGGGCATGAGCGGGAGCGGATCGAAGAGATTGTTGCCGAACTGGGTATGGGTGACAGGGTTCACTTCCCCGGACGGTTGTCTCCAGAAGAGTTGCCGACTTACTATGCCGCTGCTGATGTTTCTGTGGTGCCGAGTCACTATGAACCCTTTGGGTTGGTGGCGATCGAGGCAATGGCGTGTGGGACGCCTGTGGTTGCTAGTGATGTGGGTGGGTTGCAGTTTACGGTTGTTTCTGAGGAAACCGGGTTGTTGGCTGCACCGAAGGATGACGCCGCTTTTGCAGTTGCGATCGATCGGATTCTGGCTGACCCTGCCTGGCGAGACCAGTTGGGGCAAGCAGCAAAGGCACGGGTGCAGGCTAAATTTAGCTGGGAAGGAGTTGCCTCTCAGTTGGGTCACCTGTACAACCATTTGCTGGAACAGCCGATCGCAGACTCCTCTCCCGAATTTGCTCGAGTGAGTTAG
- a CDS encoding pentapeptide repeat-containing protein: MNNTRIWTIALLSTLIGMGQAAIAANPDQVKQLLKTNQCPSCDLSGADLQGANLFGANLMNSNLRGANLSGANLGSANLTDADLTGAKLVKTYLYLATLENTNFSQADLSGAYLKDANLLDNNLSGANLQGVNLSRTNLAGVGLQGVNLSNANLSYATLSGVRSRSSNRTFEQLWSILGVSSMPYGRCYDAGSPESKSMAQYGFQLALADLSNSNLRGANLSNAILYSGNLSGTDLTNANLTNAVLTCANLKNAVLDGADLKDTRLEKAVLEGASMKDLRNANLEGTYQTVTDAESAPAQSEAKQYVGSMMRAEQAYYLEKERFTANLADLGIGIKPETRSYLYRIFLYRDRTKAVMVAAVPKQKGLKSYMAFVSVAKTSQFNELSTFATLCESEAATPLLPKMPATFPAVGAAACPSGFKSVERR; this comes from the coding sequence ATGAATAATACCAGGATTTGGACGATCGCCCTCCTATCAACCCTGATCGGAATGGGACAAGCTGCGATCGCTGCCAACCCAGACCAGGTCAAACAACTCTTGAAAACAAACCAGTGTCCCAGTTGTGATCTCAGTGGGGCAGATTTGCAGGGAGCCAATTTGTTTGGTGCCAACCTGATGAATAGCAACCTCAGAGGTGCCAATTTATCGGGAGCAAATCTGGGATCTGCCAACTTAACCGATGCGGATCTGACCGGAGCAAAGTTGGTCAAAACCTACCTCTACCTTGCCACCTTAGAAAATACCAACTTCAGTCAGGCAGACCTGAGTGGGGCTTACCTGAAGGATGCCAATCTGCTCGACAACAATCTTAGCGGTGCCAATTTGCAAGGCGTCAACCTGAGTCGCACCAACTTAGCCGGAGTGGGGTTGCAGGGGGTGAATCTGAGCAATGCAAATCTCAGTTATGCCACCCTCTCAGGGGTGCGATCGCGATCGTCCAACCGAACGTTTGAACAGTTGTGGAGCATTTTGGGCGTTTCATCCATGCCCTACGGACGCTGCTACGATGCAGGCAGCCCTGAATCAAAAAGCATGGCGCAGTACGGATTCCAATTAGCTCTGGCTGATTTGAGCAACAGCAACCTGCGGGGCGCGAATCTGAGTAATGCCATTCTGTATAGCGGTAATTTGAGCGGAACGGATCTGACGAACGCGAATCTGACCAATGCAGTGTTGACCTGTGCCAATCTCAAAAATGCCGTTTTGGATGGGGCTGACCTGAAGGATACCCGCCTGGAAAAAGCGGTACTGGAAGGTGCCAGCATGAAAGATTTGAGGAATGCCAATCTGGAGGGAACTTACCAGACGGTAACGGATGCCGAGTCTGCTCCAGCCCAATCGGAAGCGAAGCAGTACGTGGGGTCAATGATGCGAGCAGAGCAGGCTTATTACCTGGAAAAGGAGCGATTCACGGCAAATCTGGCGGATCTGGGAATTGGCATTAAGCCCGAAACCAGGTCCTATCTTTACCGGATTTTTCTGTACCGCGATCGCACCAAAGCGGTCATGGTCGCAGCCGTTCCCAAGCAGAAGGGACTCAAATCTTACATGGCATTTGTTTCCGTCGCCAAAACTTCTCAATTCAATGAACTGTCTACCTTTGCTACCCTCTGTGAGAGCGAAGCGGCAACCCCTCTCCTACCCAAAATGCCCGCCACCTTCCCTGCGGTAGGAGCGGCTGCGTGTCCCTCCGGGTTTAAGTCTGTTGAACGCAGATGA
- a CDS encoding HEAT repeat domain-containing protein — protein MSQSPSSEALTVDDAVQRIQNENDALLQSVDEQITLDTLDTADYLLLERLVEGLGDPRGLVRLRFAETLGEIGEVATPFLVNALATHANVVVRRAAAKTLTIIADPAAVPALLRAFLNDEDTVVKGSSAGALARTGEASVPALLDILASPDYPEDIKGHAAWALAFIGSEAADQLYQALNTASLDVRCAVMGALGHVAQEQSDEKACGLLVSALTDAEPLIRTEAAAALGQANYLPAVPHLILAIRDADLDVRKAAINSLGKIGDRSALDPLQALLTDEQEVVRVLSKLAIAQIERQSDAKDW, from the coding sequence ATGAGCCAATCACCGAGCTCCGAAGCATTAACAGTGGATGATGCTGTTCAGCGAATTCAGAATGAGAACGATGCGTTGCTGCAAAGCGTTGACGAACAAATTACGCTGGATACACTCGACACTGCCGATTATTTGCTGCTAGAACGGTTGGTCGAAGGGTTAGGAGATCCTCGCGGGTTAGTGCGTCTTCGCTTTGCTGAAACCTTAGGCGAAATTGGTGAGGTGGCAACGCCCTTTCTGGTGAATGCGCTGGCAACCCATGCAAACGTGGTAGTGCGGCGGGCAGCAGCCAAAACGCTGACAATTATTGCTGATCCGGCAGCCGTTCCCGCGTTGCTTCGGGCGTTTCTCAATGATGAGGACACTGTGGTCAAAGGTTCCTCTGCTGGCGCATTGGCGCGAACTGGGGAGGCATCTGTACCTGCACTTCTAGATATTCTGGCTTCCCCGGATTACCCGGAAGACATTAAAGGGCATGCGGCGTGGGCACTGGCGTTTATTGGCTCGGAAGCAGCAGACCAACTGTATCAGGCTTTAAATACCGCTTCCCTGGATGTTCGCTGTGCCGTTATGGGAGCCTTGGGACATGTGGCACAGGAGCAGTCTGATGAAAAAGCCTGCGGTCTTTTGGTTTCGGCACTGACGGACGCAGAACCGTTGATTCGCACAGAGGCAGCAGCAGCCCTGGGACAAGCCAATTATTTACCTGCCGTACCGCATTTAATTCTAGCGATTCGAGATGCGGATCTGGATGTGCGCAAGGCAGCCATTAACTCCCTGGGTAAAATTGGCGATCGCTCCGCCTTAGATCCCTTACAGGCATTGCTTACGGATGAGCAAGAGGTGGTGCGCGTTCTATCAAAACTGGCGATCGCCCAAATTGAGCGGCAGTCTGACGCAAAAGATTGGTAG
- a CDS encoding 15,16-dihydrobiliverdin:ferredoxin oxidoreductase: protein MYRPFLDYLEQSLFQRFDLQSRSIPAGLESQVSDRGRNPAIIQSWCYQCSEFRKIRYTYIDAGASAQILNSVIYPSHHYDLPLLGIDFLSFGQVKNLIVMDFQPLFQDDAYLSKYIYPLKGLHDRYPDLAQDLEMKFYDANQYFSKYLLFAKTDAATVKTRVFEAFKDYLNLYWQILENATPLTDPGDIQRVVKAQKDYDQYSADRDPASGLFSSYFGHTWAERFLFEFLFEDAMPLSVAAQ, encoded by the coding sequence ATGTATCGACCTTTTCTTGACTATTTAGAGCAGTCGTTGTTTCAAAGGTTTGATTTACAGAGTCGTTCGATTCCGGCGGGGTTAGAGTCGCAAGTGAGCGATCGGGGCAGAAACCCCGCTATTATTCAGAGTTGGTGCTATCAGTGTTCTGAGTTCCGCAAAATTCGATACACCTACATTGATGCGGGTGCCAGCGCTCAAATTCTCAATAGTGTGATTTATCCCAGTCATCATTATGATTTGCCATTGTTGGGGATTGATTTTCTCTCCTTTGGACAGGTCAAGAATCTAATTGTGATGGACTTTCAGCCCCTGTTCCAGGATGATGCTTATTTATCGAAATATATCTATCCACTCAAAGGGCTACACGATCGCTATCCCGATCTGGCGCAGGATTTGGAGATGAAGTTTTACGATGCCAATCAGTATTTCTCGAAGTATTTACTGTTTGCTAAAACAGATGCAGCAACGGTGAAGACGCGAGTATTTGAAGCATTCAAAGATTATTTGAATCTCTATTGGCAAATTCTGGAGAATGCGACACCTTTGACCGATCCAGGCGATATTCAGCGGGTTGTCAAGGCTCAAAAAGACTACGATCAATACAGTGCTGATCGCGATCCTGCCTCTGGGTTGTTCAGCAGTTACTTTGGACATACATGGGCAGAACGGTTCTTGTTTGAGTTTCTGTTTGAAGATGCGATGCCCTTGTCGGTTGCTGCCCAATAG
- the comJ gene encoding competence protein ComJ: MNCLESFDFCPFYAQIIVWNSDSSIKFDEQWTDQHEKQGFLWHSGYVAFQTVSDGTDYVVEVWLAECIDFQPNAIRSIQVPFSIGPPEIVVITDLFGSTEKEVIETLVARLRSNLPVAFAGRGALSDTRGYPPVLTSSASLH; the protein is encoded by the coding sequence ATGAATTGTCTTGAATCCTTTGATTTTTGTCCCTTTTACGCACAAATTATTGTTTGGAATTCAGATAGTTCGATCAAATTTGACGAGCAATGGACTGACCAGCATGAAAAGCAAGGATTCCTTTGGCATTCGGGTTATGTGGCTTTTCAGACGGTTTCTGATGGAACTGACTATGTTGTAGAAGTATGGTTGGCAGAATGCATTGATTTCCAACCGAACGCAATTCGTTCGATCCAGGTTCCCTTTTCAATTGGCCCACCAGAAATTGTTGTGATCACAGATCTGTTTGGTTCAACGGAGAAAGAAGTGATTGAGACACTTGTTGCAAGACTCCGTTCCAATCTCCCGGTTGCTTTTGCCGGAAGAGGCGCATTGTCGGATACCAGGGGCTATCCTCCCGTTCTAACATCCAGCGCCAGTCTGCACTAA
- a CDS encoding superoxide dismutase family protein, producing the protein MKPIHHVLKNLIFTLLLSLLAFLYGGIPAVAIAAPLTTSSIAQATISDPAGKSKLTGNVTFTATSKGTLIQATVNNAPSGFHGFHIHEKGSCKDNGNAAGGHFNPDNVAHGKLIVDGFGKAHAGDLGNILIATDGTGSLVQTVPGLSLDQGKYAIANHAVIVHAQRDDFGQPTGNAGGRIGCGVISLSDGFR; encoded by the coding sequence ATGAAACCTATCCATCACGTTCTTAAAAACCTGATTTTTACGCTGCTTTTGAGTTTGCTGGCATTTCTTTATGGAGGGATACCAGCAGTCGCGATCGCCGCCCCACTTACTACCTCATCCATCGCCCAGGCAACCATTAGTGATCCGGCTGGCAAATCAAAACTCACAGGCAACGTCACCTTTACAGCAACCAGTAAAGGAACGCTGATTCAAGCAACGGTTAACAACGCCCCCTCCGGGTTTCATGGCTTCCATATCCATGAAAAAGGCAGTTGCAAAGATAACGGCAATGCCGCTGGCGGGCACTTCAACCCGGATAATGTCGCGCATGGCAAGCTGATTGTGGATGGCTTCGGTAAGGCGCATGCTGGAGACCTGGGCAATATTTTAATTGCCACCGATGGCACAGGTTCCCTGGTTCAAACCGTTCCTGGATTAAGCTTAGATCAGGGCAAGTATGCGATCGCCAATCATGCCGTCATCGTGCATGCCCAGCGGGATGACTTTGGTCAACCCACCGGAAATGCCGGCGGACGGATTGGCTGCGGGGTAATTTCACTCTCTGATGGTTTTAGATAG
- a CDS encoding phycobiliprotein lyase, with amino-acid sequence MTMMDFFRKSEGVWFTQRTVHHFDAVTDESGESRLHVQVVEATDPRIAIVCEAQGVDPAIAAGGASFMWQPHEAHQTPNPDRAAVLVDIPDDETGQSGRLLRNQGYVEKIPVVSRYWFGRDQILTIDTDYESNQGQERCWFITDDFRVRVSTVRMINGVYLMTYCSERRCVSDADLAAMIQHNRSRAL; translated from the coding sequence ATGACCATGATGGACTTTTTCCGCAAAAGCGAAGGAGTCTGGTTTACCCAACGCACCGTCCATCATTTTGATGCCGTGACAGATGAATCAGGAGAATCCAGGCTGCATGTGCAGGTGGTCGAAGCAACTGATCCTCGCATTGCTATTGTCTGTGAAGCGCAGGGAGTTGATCCGGCGATCGCGGCTGGAGGAGCCAGTTTTATGTGGCAACCCCATGAAGCCCATCAAACTCCCAATCCTGATCGTGCGGCGGTGCTGGTAGACATACCCGATGATGAAACGGGGCAATCTGGTCGATTGCTTCGCAACCAGGGATATGTGGAAAAGATTCCCGTCGTCAGTCGTTACTGGTTTGGACGAGATCAAATTCTAACGATCGACACGGATTATGAGAGCAATCAGGGGCAGGAACGCTGCTGGTTTATTACCGATGATTTTCGGGTGCGGGTCAGCACCGTGCGGATGATCAATGGGGTTTATTTGATGACCTACTGCTCAGAGCGACGCTGTGTTTCTGACGCAGACCTGGCCGCCATGATTCAACATAATCGATCGAGAGCGCTTTAA
- a CDS encoding ion transporter, with protein sequence MALQRTIGFYLEDIETPIGKAISLSIIGLVLFSSAIFVVETYPIPESLRMPLNAINGVILVIFAIEYLLRFWSAENKLRYFFSLNSIIDLLAVLPFLVGIFDISFIRVFRWFRILRLIRLLEGNTLFGYVSSEDSAILTRILLTLFIIIFVYSGLIYQVEHPVNPDVFTTFLDALYFSVATMTTVGFGDVTPKSEIGRLLTILMIMTGIALIPWQLGDLVKRLVKTANQVQKPCPTCQLALHDTDARFCKNCGTQLDNAPQG encoded by the coding sequence ATGGCATTACAACGAACGATCGGCTTCTATCTGGAAGATATCGAAACACCCATCGGCAAAGCGATTAGCCTGTCGATTATCGGGTTGGTGCTGTTTTCATCCGCCATTTTTGTGGTGGAAACCTATCCAATTCCAGAGTCATTGCGGATGCCCCTGAACGCCATCAATGGGGTGATTCTGGTCATTTTTGCGATCGAGTATCTGTTGCGCTTCTGGTCTGCTGAAAACAAACTCCGCTATTTCTTCAGCCTCAACTCGATCATCGATCTATTGGCAGTTCTCCCCTTTCTGGTTGGTATTTTTGATATTAGCTTTATTCGGGTTTTTCGCTGGTTCCGAATTTTACGGTTAATCCGGTTGCTGGAAGGGAACACCCTGTTTGGCTATGTCAGCAGTGAGGACAGTGCTATCCTTACCCGGATTCTGTTAACCCTATTTATTATCATCTTTGTTTACTCCGGGTTGATTTATCAGGTCGAACATCCCGTCAACCCGGATGTATTTACCACTTTCCTGGATGCGCTCTATTTCTCGGTCGCAACCATGACCACGGTGGGGTTTGGCGATGTTACGCCCAAATCGGAGATCGGACGGTTACTGACCATCCTGATGATCATGACTGGAATTGCCCTGATTCCCTGGCAGTTGGGCGATCTGGTTAAGCGTCTGGTTAAGACCGCCAATCAGGTGCAAAAACCCTGCCCCACCTGCCAACTGGCTCTGCACGATACCGATGCCCGTTTTTGCAAAAACTGCGGCACTCAACTGGATAACGCCCCACAGGGATAA
- a CDS encoding tetratricopeptide repeat protein, giving the protein MKNAFQLYQSGNLFEAEWICSQIIEQQPNYIPALHLLGAIAHQTGRPETAVTRFQQVIALDPKHAEAHGNLAVTLHNQGNLESAARHFQISLELNPLHAPTHFNLGNLRLEQKELNAAISHYQQAIALNPGYAKAHHNLGKALQEQGQIEAAIACL; this is encoded by the coding sequence ATGAAAAATGCTTTCCAGTTATATCAATCTGGAAATCTGTTTGAAGCAGAGTGGATTTGTTCACAGATCATTGAGCAACAGCCGAATTATATCCCCGCACTCCATTTACTGGGAGCGATCGCCCACCAAACGGGCAGACCAGAAACAGCCGTTACTCGCTTCCAACAGGTTATTGCGCTTGATCCCAAGCACGCTGAAGCTCACGGGAATCTAGCAGTGACTTTGCACAATCAGGGCAATTTGGAATCTGCTGCACGACACTTCCAAATTTCTCTGGAACTGAATCCCCTCCATGCCCCAACTCACTTTAATCTGGGCAATTTGCGACTGGAACAAAAGGAGTTAAACGCTGCGATCTCCCATTACCAACAGGCAATTGCCCTGAACCCCGGTTATGCAAAAGCTCATCACAATTTGGGTAAAGCTTTGCAAGAACAGGGACAAATTGAAGCTGCGATCGCTTGCTTATAG
- a CDS encoding Uma2 family endonuclease — translation MTSTPLRLLSFDEFLNHYGDDPRYELIDGELRDMEPTGPHESVSGKLAGRLFVEILRLNLKWTIPKNCLIRPPDTEATALRPDVILLDEADLAEEPLWTKQPVLTSGKAIRLVAEVVSTNWQDDYARKVEEYALLGISEYWIVDFRGLGGIAFIGKPKQPTFTIYYLENGQYRQQQYRLGQPITSMLFPELQLRLDDIMP, via the coding sequence ATGACATCCACCCCCCTTAGACTCCTCTCTTTTGACGAATTTCTCAACCATTACGGTGACGATCCCCGTTATGAGTTGATTGATGGGGAACTGCGTGACATGGAACCAACGGGACCGCATGAATCAGTTTCAGGAAAGTTGGCTGGTCGGCTATTTGTTGAAATTCTGCGCCTGAACTTGAAGTGGACGATTCCCAAAAACTGTCTGATACGACCACCGGATACTGAGGCAACGGCTCTGCGCCCTGATGTGATTCTGCTAGACGAGGCTGATCTGGCTGAAGAACCGTTATGGACAAAGCAACCTGTTTTGACGAGCGGTAAAGCCATTCGGTTGGTAGCAGAGGTGGTGAGTACGAACTGGCAGGATGATTATGCCCGAAAAGTAGAGGAATACGCGCTTTTAGGCATTTCAGAGTATTGGATTGTAGATTTTCGGGGTTTAGGTGGCATCGCTTTCATTGGCAAACCCAAGCAACCTACATTTACGATTTATTATCTGGAAAATGGGCAATATCGTCAGCAACAATATCGATTGGGACAGCCCATCACCTCAATGTTGTTCCCTGAATTGCAGCTTCGCTTGGATGACATCATGCCTTGA
- a CDS encoding pentapeptide repeat-containing protein codes for MLASKSHPTPQDILAALQAGLDLSQADLYQFDLSGFNLQTAHLHRSILVRANLSRANLSQANLQAADLRGANLSGAVLQHANLQAACLYRADLSGADLSGANLTDAKLQWVRYDSQTLFPEGFPYKSCGAIGPGANLNGAALNTANLRYSDLQGANLLGAYLGGTDLTGANLYRARLVQADLRGAMLTGASLRQARLNGANLARADLRAADLTDVDFEQFESIAGADFTLVQGLSAEMRSRLLRQPKQELETMHPLTLKTTWESLHCQDVSPQ; via the coding sequence ATGTTAGCCTCAAAAAGTCATCCAACGCCTCAGGACATTTTGGCTGCCCTTCAAGCGGGGCTTGATCTGAGCCAGGCAGACCTGTATCAGTTCGATCTCAGCGGTTTTAATTTGCAAACCGCCCATTTGCATCGCTCAATCCTGGTTCGAGCCAATTTGAGCCGAGCCAACCTCAGCCAGGCGAATCTACAAGCTGCTGATCTACGTGGTGCAAATCTATCCGGTGCCGTCTTGCAACACGCCAATTTACAGGCAGCCTGTTTATACCGAGCCGATTTGAGTGGAGCCGATTTGAGCGGAGCCAATTTAACCGATGCCAAGCTGCAATGGGTTCGCTATGATAGCCAGACCCTTTTCCCAGAAGGCTTTCCCTACAAGTCCTGTGGGGCGATCGGACCAGGTGCGAATCTTAACGGAGCAGCACTGAACACAGCCAACCTGCGATACTCGGATTTGCAAGGCGCAAATCTACTGGGAGCCTATTTGGGAGGCACCGACCTTACGGGAGCAAATCTGTATCGGGCGCGTCTGGTTCAGGCAGATCTGCGCGGCGCAATGTTAACAGGGGCTTCTTTACGCCAGGCCCGGTTAAATGGGGCAAACTTAGCGCGCGCAGACCTGCGGGCAGCGGATCTCACCGATGTAGACTTTGAGCAGTTTGAAAGCATTGCTGGGGCAGACTTTACCCTGGTTCAAGGACTGAGTGCGGAAATGCGATCGCGCTTGCTGCGGCAACCGAAACAGGAACTAGAAACCATGCATCCCCTCACCCTCAAAACCACCTGGGAAAGCTTGCATTGCCAGGATGTTTCCCCGCAATGA
- a CDS encoding phycoerythrobilin:ferredoxin oxidoreductase — translation MTLYQPFLDAAIALLQERLDLQPYPIPVGFETKSAIAGKGKHQEEVLTTSYGYQAPKLRQIRAAHVQGGNSLQVLNFVIFPQLNYDLPFFGADLVTLPGGHLIALDMQPLFRDSSTYQAKYTQPILPIFESYQTRLPWGGEFPEEARPFFSPAFLWTRPQQTEVVETHVFAAFKEYLQAYLDFVDRAEPITSPSTLREIEQAQLRYLRYRAEKDPARGMFTRFYGAEWTEEYIHGFLFDLERKLVTTATTGCK, via the coding sequence ATGACTCTCTACCAACCCTTTCTGGACGCTGCGATCGCCCTTTTGCAGGAACGCTTAGATTTACAGCCCTACCCAATTCCAGTCGGGTTTGAGACAAAATCGGCGATCGCTGGCAAGGGCAAACATCAAGAAGAAGTGCTGACGACCAGTTATGGCTATCAGGCTCCTAAACTTCGGCAAATTCGAGCTGCCCATGTGCAGGGAGGGAACTCGCTGCAAGTCTTAAACTTTGTCATATTTCCCCAGCTCAATTACGATTTGCCCTTTTTTGGGGCAGACCTGGTAACGCTTCCAGGCGGACATTTGATTGCGCTGGATATGCAACCCCTGTTTCGAGATAGCTCCACCTATCAGGCAAAATATACGCAACCGATTCTGCCAATTTTTGAGTCTTACCAAACAAGGTTACCCTGGGGGGGGGAGTTTCCTGAAGAAGCTCGCCCCTTTTTCTCTCCCGCTTTTCTGTGGACGCGACCCCAACAAACGGAGGTGGTAGAAACCCATGTGTTTGCAGCCTTTAAAGAGTATCTCCAGGCGTATCTCGATTTTGTCGATCGGGCAGAACCGATTACTAGCCCGTCCACTTTAAGGGAAATTGAACAGGCGCAGTTGCGCTATCTCCGCTACCGGGCTGAAAAAGACCCAGCACGGGGGATGTTTACCCGATTTTATGGAGCGGAATGGACAGAGGAATACATCCACGGTTTCTTGTTTGATCTGGAACGAAAACTGGTGACTACTGCAACTACTGGATGCAAATAA
- the cpeB gene encoding globin family protein, with the protein MLDAFSRAVVSADASTSVVGDINALKAFVASGNRRLDAVNAIASNASCMVSDAVAGMICENQGLIQAGGNCYPNRRMAACLRDAEIILRYVTYALLAGDASVLDDRCLNGLKETYAALGVPATSTVRAVQIMKAQAAAHIKDTPSEARAGAKLRKMGTPVVEDRCASLVAEASSYFDRVIAALS; encoded by the coding sequence ATGCTTGACGCGTTTTCCAGAGCTGTTGTTTCAGCCGATGCGAGTACCTCTGTTGTCGGTGACATCAATGCCCTGAAAGCATTTGTTGCCAGCGGTAATCGCCGTCTGGATGCTGTAAATGCAATTGCTAGCAACGCTAGCTGCATGGTTTCTGATGCGGTTGCAGGTATGATTTGCGAAAACCAGGGCTTGATTCAAGCTGGTGGTAACTGCTACCCCAACCGTCGCATGGCTGCTTGCCTGCGCGATGCTGAAATTATCCTGCGCTATGTCACCTACGCCCTGTTGGCTGGCGATGCTTCCGTTCTCGACGATCGCTGCTTAAACGGTCTGAAGGAAACCTATGCTGCTCTGGGTGTACCCGCCACCTCGACTGTACGTGCAGTTCAAATCATGAAGGCTCAAGCCGCTGCTCACATCAAGGATACCCCCAGCGAAGCCCGTGCAGGTGCGAAGCTGCGTAAGATGGGAACCCCAGTTGTAGAAGATCGCTGTGCCAGCCTGGTTGCTGAAGCATCCAGCTACTTCGATCGCGTGATTGCTGCCCTGAGCTAG
- a CDS encoding HEAT repeat domain-containing protein, protein MNLIQIETDLQNSDFQYRLRAIAALKDYAPDVAVPLLTRHIQDPEFLVRTFVARELGRQQTPESFANLLQIMRFDNTPNVRAEAANSLSLFGKVSASHLVQTFVQDDHWLVRRSILAALIEMECHEEVLEVCGLGIAGEDAAVQEASVGALGSLAGSRQAEVALAQLLDLANSRFDYIRVQVAYALKHFETLEAKEALARLRRDSNHRVVGAAMEDLLRP, encoded by the coding sequence ATGAATCTCATCCAAATTGAAACCGATCTGCAAAATTCAGATTTTCAGTATCGTCTCCGGGCGATCGCTGCGTTGAAAGACTATGCCCCCGATGTGGCGGTTCCCTTACTGACCAGGCATATTCAAGATCCGGAATTTTTGGTGCGAACATTTGTTGCCAGGGAACTTGGTCGGCAGCAAACCCCCGAATCCTTTGCTAATCTGCTTCAGATCATGAGATTTGATAACACCCCGAATGTGCGAGCGGAAGCGGCGAATTCCCTATCCCTGTTTGGGAAAGTTTCTGCGTCCCATCTGGTGCAGACCTTTGTTCAAGATGACCACTGGTTAGTCCGCCGCAGTATTCTGGCGGCTTTGATCGAGATGGAGTGCCATGAAGAAGTGCTGGAGGTTTGCGGGTTAGGAATCGCGGGCGAGGATGCTGCCGTGCAAGAAGCTTCTGTAGGGGCATTGGGTTCCCTGGCAGGTTCGCGTCAGGCGGAGGTGGCTTTAGCTCAACTGCTGGACTTAGCCAACTCCAGGTTTGACTATATTCGGGTGCAGGTTGCCTATGCTTTGAAGCACTTTGAAACCTTAGAGGCGAAAGAAGCGTTGGCTCGTCTGCGCCGGGACTCGAATCATCGAGTGGTGGGTGCGGCTATGGAAGACCTGTTGCGACCATGA